A segment of the Planctomicrobium piriforme genome:
GCGCTCGGCGAGATGACCGATTTTCTGGACAACCTGTAAGCCTTTGACCTGGATGCGATGATGCGAGTTCTGGTCACCGGATTTCCACCGTTTCCCGGTCGGCCTGAGAATCCTTCCCAACGGCTGGTTCAGGCGATTCATGCCGGTCTGCTTCCGCTGACGGACTGTGAACTGCACGCGGCCCTGCTGCCGGTGGAATATGCCGGTGTGGAACTGGAATTCGATCGCCTGTTCGATGCCGTGGGGCCGGATGTGTGGCTGGCGTTTGGCGTCGGCAAACAGGCCTGCCCGCTCAGACTCGAACGGCAGGGAGTGAACCGTGATCACTCGGACCGCCCTGACAATTCCGGCTGCGTCCGGACCGAAAGCGTGATCGAAAGCGCGGGCCCGGCGACGCGGGTGGTCTCGACGGATGTTGTCGGTCTGCAAACGGAGCTGCGGTCAGTC
Coding sequences within it:
- a CDS encoding pyroglutamyl-peptidase I, whose product is MMRVLVTGFPPFPGRPENPSQRLVQAIHAGLLPLTDCELHAALLPVEYAGVELEFDRLFDAVGPDVWLAFGVGKQACPLRLERQGVNRDHSDRPDNSGCVRTESVIESAGPATRVVSTDVVGLQTELRSVGLPVELSDDAGTYVCNHLIYHARRRLSERGADCEFVFIHLAPPEFGLPVEKLLFTLQIMTAWFQNQQGGRDGQNRQLAAR